The following nucleotide sequence is from Bacillota bacterium.
GGCCAAGTCAAATACCGTGAGTAGAATCGGTACAGCCAAAAGGAGAATTACCACTCGGCCGGCCAGTTCTACCGTACCGGCCAAAGCCTCCTGCCCGGCATCACGACAAATTTGGGAGCCAAATTCAGCTATATAAGCAATGGCAATAATTTTCAAAATTAGGGTAAAGTATTGCGGATTAACACCGGTACGTTGGGCCAAAGACTCTAGCACACCAATAACACTGCCTAGGCGAGTAACAGC
It contains:
- the spoIIIAD gene encoding stage III sporulation protein AD; amino-acid sequence: MPILGVAIASTLLILIVRQEQPELALLLSLTVGALIFLFAVTRLGSVIGVLESLAQRTGVNPQYFTLILKIIAIAYIAEFGSQICRDAGQEALAGTVELAGRVVILLLAVPILLTVFDLALKLLP